The following coding sequences lie in one Hydrogenophaga sp. PBL-H3 genomic window:
- a CDS encoding type II secretion system F family protein: MRYRVKALQADLSVTVSSIDAATLDDARRQVQALGQSVVSLTRETRLGTGGGRNDFPLLLFSQELLSLLSSGVSIVEAVETLAEKENRPPVRAVLDRLLASLREGHTFSSSLQAMPQTFAPLFVATVRASERTSDLSEALARYIAYGNQLETLRGKLVSAAIYPAMLIGVSSLVILFLMGYVVPRFSHIYEDMGDKLPFMSRLMLQWGQAVEQHWPVLLGLMAALVAALAMGGGRWLGQRLMGQLWRIPAVGERMRVFQLARLYRTLGMLLRGGIAIVPALDMVSGLLSPALQPRLAAATSRIREGQPMSQAFETQGLSTSVSLRMLRVGERTGNMGEMMERSAAFHDEELSRWADWATRLLGPALMLIMGLVIGAIVVLMYLPIFQLAESVQ, encoded by the coding sequence ATGCGCTACCGCGTCAAGGCCTTGCAGGCCGACCTGTCCGTGACCGTCAGCAGCATCGACGCGGCCACGCTGGACGATGCGCGCCGCCAGGTGCAGGCGCTGGGCCAGTCGGTCGTTTCCCTGACCCGGGAAACCCGGCTGGGAACGGGCGGTGGCCGCAACGACTTCCCCTTGCTGCTGTTCAGCCAGGAGCTGCTCTCCCTGTTGAGTTCGGGTGTGAGCATCGTCGAAGCGGTGGAGACGCTGGCCGAAAAAGAAAATCGCCCGCCCGTGCGCGCCGTGCTGGATCGCCTGCTGGCGAGTCTGCGCGAAGGGCACACGTTCTCCAGTTCGTTGCAGGCCATGCCGCAGACCTTTGCGCCGCTGTTTGTGGCCACGGTGCGTGCCAGCGAGCGCACCAGCGATCTGAGCGAGGCGCTCGCTCGCTACATCGCCTATGGCAACCAGCTGGAGACCCTGCGCGGAAAGCTGGTCAGTGCCGCCATCTACCCCGCCATGCTGATCGGTGTGAGTTCCCTGGTGATCCTGTTCCTCATGGGTTACGTGGTGCCTCGCTTCTCGCACATCTACGAAGACATGGGCGACAAGCTGCCCTTCATGTCGCGACTCATGCTGCAGTGGGGTCAGGCGGTCGAGCAGCACTGGCCTGTGTTGCTCGGGCTCATGGCTGCGCTGGTGGCCGCTCTGGCCATGGGCGGTGGCCGCTGGCTCGGCCAGCGCCTGATGGGACAGCTCTGGCGCATTCCTGCGGTGGGCGAGCGCATGCGCGTGTTCCAGCTGGCCCGCCTCTACCGCACGCTGGGCATGCTGCTGCGTGGCGGCATTGCCATCGTTCCCGCGCTCGACATGGTGAGCGGCCTGCTGTCGCCCGCGCTGCAGCCCCGACTGGCGGCCGCCACCAGCCGTATCCGCGAAGGGCAACCCATGTCGCAGGCGTTCGAGACCCAGGGCCTGAGCACGTCGGTCTCGCTGCGCATGCTGCGGGTGGGTGAACGCACCGGCAACATGGGCGAGATGATGGAGCGGTCCGCCGCCTTCCACGACGAGGAGCTGTCCCGCTGGGCCGACTGGGCCACCCGCCTGCTGGGCCCGGCGCTGATGCTGATCATGGGCCTGGTGATCGGCGCGATCGTGGTGCTCATGTACCTGCCCATCTTCCAGCTGGCGGAGAGTGTGCAATGA
- a CDS encoding GspE/PulE family protein — MNAPREMQHLAQAFSAAELQQARAAALTQGMGLIAWLEGQDGQPGGWLARLAATAGVPALGMEELHALRPAFDLLPYGEALQRECLLMRAEPLAEGTEGDLVLVVSDPFNTDLLAWAEERVRQPKQLQLAHRADIAAYLARHEDSLRAMDSLAPMQQATGATEGEDISLRSISEDASPVVRLVNSTLYDALKSGASDIHLETAGGGIYIKYRIDGVLASVGGIHGSENAEQVISRIKVMAELDIAERRVPQDGRFKVAALGRDIDIRVSIMPSIHGEDAVLRVLDKERLSDQVTGLRLEALGFDAQTMRALRALCQEPYGMLLATGPTGSGKTTTLYAAINEINHGHDKIVTIEDPVEYQLAGVLQIPVNEKKGLTFARGLRSILRHDPDKIMVGEIRDGETAQIAVQAALTGHLVLTTVHANNVFDVLGRFTHMGVDPYSLVAALNGIVAQRLVRVNCPDCAAPDTPSAELLAESGLGDVGGFRFMAGRGCAGCRGTGFKGRKAVAEVLLLDDELREMIVTKEPVRRIKEAAHRKGTRVLRDVGLDLVRQGETTLQELNRVVR, encoded by the coding sequence ATGAACGCGCCGCGCGAAATGCAGCACCTGGCGCAGGCGTTTTCGGCGGCCGAGTTGCAGCAGGCGCGGGCCGCCGCGCTGACCCAGGGCATGGGCCTGATCGCCTGGCTGGAGGGCCAGGATGGTCAGCCCGGTGGCTGGCTCGCCCGGCTGGCCGCGACCGCCGGCGTTCCCGCCCTGGGCATGGAAGAGCTGCACGCGCTGCGGCCCGCCTTTGACCTGTTGCCTTATGGCGAGGCGCTGCAGCGCGAATGCCTGCTGATGCGCGCAGAACCTCTGGCAGAAGGCACCGAGGGTGATCTGGTGCTGGTGGTGTCCGACCCCTTCAACACCGACCTGCTGGCCTGGGCCGAAGAGCGCGTGCGCCAGCCCAAGCAGCTGCAACTGGCCCACCGCGCCGACATCGCGGCCTACCTGGCCCGCCACGAAGACAGCCTGCGCGCGATGGACAGCCTGGCCCCGATGCAGCAGGCCACGGGCGCCACCGAGGGCGAAGACATTTCCCTGCGCAGCATCAGCGAGGACGCCAGCCCGGTGGTGCGGCTGGTCAACTCCACGCTGTACGACGCGCTCAAATCGGGTGCGAGCGACATCCACCTGGAGACCGCCGGGGGCGGCATCTACATCAAGTACCGCATCGACGGCGTGCTGGCCAGCGTCGGCGGCATCCACGGCAGCGAGAACGCCGAGCAGGTGATCTCGCGCATCAAGGTGATGGCCGAGCTCGACATCGCCGAGCGCCGCGTGCCGCAAGATGGGCGCTTCAAGGTGGCGGCACTCGGACGCGACATCGACATCCGCGTCTCCATCATGCCCAGCATCCACGGCGAGGACGCCGTGCTGCGCGTGCTCGACAAGGAGCGCCTGTCGGACCAGGTGACGGGCCTGCGGCTGGAGGCACTCGGCTTCGATGCACAGACCATGCGGGCCCTGCGCGCGCTGTGCCAGGAGCCTTATGGCATGTTGCTGGCCACCGGCCCCACCGGCAGCGGCAAGACCACCACCCTGTACGCGGCGATCAACGAGATCAACCACGGCCACGACAAGATCGTGACCATCGAGGACCCGGTGGAGTACCAGCTCGCGGGCGTGCTGCAGATCCCGGTGAACGAGAAGAAGGGCCTGACGTTTGCGCGCGGACTGCGCTCGATCCTGCGCCACGACCCCGACAAGATCATGGTGGGCGAGATCCGCGACGGCGAGACCGCGCAGATCGCGGTGCAGGCCGCGCTCACCGGCCACCTGGTGCTCACCACCGTGCACGCCAACAACGTGTTCGACGTGCTGGGCCGCTTCACCCACATGGGCGTGGACCCCTACAGCCTGGTGGCCGCGCTCAACGGCATCGTGGCGCAGCGCCTGGTGCGTGTGAACTGCCCCGATTGCGCGGCACCCGACACCCCCTCGGCCGAGCTGCTGGCGGAGAGCGGTCTGGGCGACGTGGGTGGTTTCCGCTTCATGGCCGGACGGGGCTGCGCGGGTTGTCGCGGCACCGGCTTCAAGGGGCGCAAGGCCGTGGCCGAGGTGCTGCTGCTGGACGACGAGCTGCGCGAAATGATCGTCACCAAGGAGCCTGTTCGCCGGATCAAGGAGGCTGCCCACCGCAAGGGCACGCGCGTGTTGCGCGATGTTGGCCTGGATCTGGTGCGTCAGGGCGAGACCACTCTGCAGGAGCTCAACCGTGTTGTTCGCTGA
- a CDS encoding PilN domain-containing protein, which produces MPPLRIDFLRRRPPASLLGWALMLVGLVGMALAALDYAQAREELQSTLERAERQARSAKTRPRSTAAVPAAGVLAASARVGTAVSPPWGRLLRELEQVADPGIALLGIEAQGASRQLRITAEARTMPEVIAYVESLRRSPLSSSVVLGSHEVVTQDGVPVIRFSLDMAWGAAS; this is translated from the coding sequence ATGCCACCGTTGCGCATTGACTTCCTGCGGCGCCGGCCACCGGCTTCATTGCTGGGCTGGGCACTCATGCTGGTGGGCTTGGTCGGCATGGCCCTGGCGGCGCTCGACTACGCGCAGGCGCGCGAAGAACTGCAGTCCACGCTGGAGCGGGCCGAGCGCCAGGCGCGCAGCGCCAAGACGCGACCGCGCAGCACCGCAGCCGTGCCGGCGGCGGGTGTGCTGGCGGCCAGTGCGCGCGTGGGCACAGCGGTCTCCCCGCCGTGGGGACGCCTGCTCAGGGAGCTGGAGCAGGTGGCCGATCCGGGCATTGCCCTGCTGGGCATCGAAGCCCAGGGCGCTTCGCGCCAGTTGCGCATCACCGCAGAGGCCAGGACCATGCCCGAGGTGATCGCCTATGTCGAGAGCCTGCGCCGCTCGCCGCTGAGCAGTTCGGTGGTGCTGGGCTCGCACGAAGTGGTCACGCAGGACGGTGTGCCGGTGATCCGCTTTTCGCTGGACATGGCCTGGGGAGCGGCCTCGTGA
- a CDS encoding secretin N-terminal domain-containing protein, with protein MKPLFISSRLAAALILAVCAGCATHPAIRESQALIAAGRLDEGVARLEAGVRESGNDTELRALYFRQRDRASAQLIALAETERLQGRLDEAQALYQRALKMDAGNPRVRDGMIALDNERRVVSRMTQARALVAKGDQAGAERVLRDVLSVAPTQSEARRLLARLRADAPRPDAPPEALTAALSKPITLDFREVQIKAVFDVIARTSGVNFVFDKDVRSDTRVTIFVRNASVEEVIGLVLATNQLERKLLNDNTLMIYPDTPAKARDYKELVTRSFYLANADVKQAQAMIRTLVKTKDIFIDEKLNLVIIKDTPDAVRLAEKLVESLDMAEPEVMLDVEVLEVTRSRLQELGVRFPDQIGYGRLQPDLNTTIVNNGVTQSNTTLGGTLAQGFVDLRNRNGLTAFVSNPALTLNLRSEAGDGNTLANPRIRVKNREKAKIHIGDKLPVFTTTSTANVGVSSSVSYLDVGLKLDVEPNVYLDDEVGIKVQMEVSSVTREVTGPAGSLAYQIGTRSAATVLRLRDGETQVLAGLISDEERSSANRLPGLGDIPTLGRLFSSTRDNNSKTEIVLLITPRIVRNVARPDAGAFNEPAGSESDVGTAPLQLKRTTPRTLSMSSGGGAARPALRPPGALPAVSATSDAPAEAPAAEAAPDAATASQAAPTTGDTPAAPAPAPAAPAAQAAPPGAPSSVTLTPVTPQVPARPSGQAP; from the coding sequence TTGAAACCCTTGTTCATTTCAAGCCGTCTGGCTGCTGCCCTGATCCTCGCGGTGTGCGCGGGTTGTGCCACCCATCCGGCGATCAGGGAAAGCCAGGCGCTGATCGCGGCCGGCCGGCTCGACGAAGGCGTCGCCCGCCTGGAGGCGGGCGTGCGCGAATCGGGCAACGACACCGAGTTGCGCGCCCTGTATTTCCGCCAGCGCGACCGCGCTTCGGCCCAGCTGATCGCACTGGCCGAAACCGAGCGCCTGCAGGGTCGCCTGGACGAGGCGCAGGCGCTCTACCAGCGCGCCCTGAAGATGGACGCCGGCAACCCGCGCGTGCGCGACGGCATGATCGCGCTGGACAACGAACGCCGCGTGGTTTCGCGCATGACCCAGGCCCGTGCCCTCGTGGCCAAGGGCGACCAGGCCGGTGCAGAGCGTGTGCTGCGTGATGTGCTTTCGGTGGCGCCCACCCAGTCGGAAGCGCGCCGCCTGCTGGCCCGCCTGCGGGCCGACGCGCCGCGCCCCGACGCGCCACCCGAAGCCCTGACCGCGGCCCTGTCCAAACCCATCACGCTGGACTTCCGCGAGGTGCAGATCAAGGCGGTGTTCGACGTGATCGCCCGCACCTCGGGCGTGAACTTCGTCTTTGACAAGGACGTGCGTTCCGACACCCGCGTCACCATCTTCGTGCGCAACGCCAGTGTGGAAGAAGTGATCGGCCTGGTGCTCGCCACCAACCAGCTCGAACGCAAGCTGCTCAACGACAACACGTTGATGATCTACCCTGACACGCCGGCCAAGGCGCGCGACTACAAGGAGCTGGTGACGCGCAGTTTCTACCTGGCCAACGCGGACGTGAAGCAGGCCCAGGCCATGATCCGCACCCTGGTGAAGACCAAGGACATCTTCATCGATGAAAAGCTCAACCTGGTGATCATCAAGGACACCCCCGACGCGGTGCGCCTGGCCGAAAAACTCGTGGAGTCGCTCGACATGGCCGAGCCCGAGGTGATGCTGGACGTGGAAGTGCTGGAGGTCACCCGCAGCCGCCTGCAGGAACTCGGCGTGCGCTTCCCTGACCAGATCGGTTACGGCCGGCTGCAGCCCGATCTCAACACCACCATCGTCAACAACGGCGTGACGCAGAGCAACACCACGCTGGGCGGCACGCTGGCCCAGGGTTTCGTGGACCTGCGCAACCGCAACGGCCTCACTGCGTTCGTGTCCAACCCGGCACTCACGCTGAACCTGCGCAGCGAGGCGGGGGACGGCAACACCCTGGCGAACCCGCGCATCCGCGTGAAGAACCGCGAGAAAGCCAAGATCCACATCGGCGACAAGCTGCCGGTGTTCACCACCACCTCCACCGCCAACGTGGGTGTGTCTTCCTCCGTGTCCTATCTCGACGTGGGCCTCAAGCTCGACGTGGAGCCCAACGTGTACCTGGACGACGAGGTCGGCATCAAGGTGCAGATGGAGGTGAGTTCGGTGACCCGTGAAGTCACTGGCCCGGCGGGCTCGCTGGCCTACCAGATCGGCACGCGCAGCGCGGCCACCGTGCTGCGCCTGCGCGACGGCGAAACCCAGGTGCTCGCCGGCCTGATCAGCGACGAAGAGCGCAGCAGCGCCAACCGCCTGCCCGGTCTGGGCGACATCCCTACGCTGGGGCGGCTGTTTTCCAGCACCCGCGACAACAACAGCAAGACCGAGATCGTCTTGCTGATCACGCCGCGCATCGTGCGCAACGTGGCCCGTCCGGATGCCGGTGCGTTCAACGAACCCGCTGGCTCGGAGTCGGATGTGGGCACCGCGCCGCTGCAGCTCAAGCGCACCACGCCCCGCACGCTGTCCATGTCCAGCGGCGGTGGAGCGGCGCGGCCCGCGCTGCGCCCACCCGGCGCGCTGCCGGCAGTCTCCGCCACGTCCGACGCACCCGCCGAGGCACCTGCCGCCGAGGCCGCGCCAGACGCGGCGACGGCATCGCAGGCTGCGCCCACCACGGGCGACACCCCGGCCGCGCCAGCGCCTGCGCCCGCCGCGCCAGCCGCACAGGCAGCCCCGCCCGGCGCACCGTCGTCGGTGACCCTCACGCCGGTGACACCCCAGGTGCCCGCGCGTCCCTCGGGCCAGGCGCCATGA
- a CDS encoding type II secretion system protein, protein MKHRARGFTLIELVVTVAIVAILASVAVPLVELSVQRAREHELRTALRQIRGALDAHKRATDEGRVLARTGGSGYPRTLNELVDGVSDAKSPTSARIYFLRRLPRDPFNADRHLDPAETWGLRTYSSPPDAPAEGDDVYDVYSRSGRTGLNGEPYRQW, encoded by the coding sequence ATGAAGCACCGCGCCCGCGGCTTCACGCTCATCGAGCTGGTGGTCACGGTGGCCATCGTGGCCATCCTGGCCTCGGTGGCGGTGCCGCTGGTGGAGTTGAGCGTGCAACGGGCCCGGGAACACGAACTGCGCACCGCGCTGCGCCAGATTCGCGGCGCGCTTGACGCGCACAAGCGCGCCACCGACGAGGGTCGGGTGCTGGCCCGCACCGGTGGCAGCGGCTATCCGCGCACGCTCAACGAACTGGTCGATGGCGTGTCCGACGCCAAGAGCCCCACCAGCGCACGCATCTACTTCTTGCGCCGCCTGCCACGCGATCCGTTCAACGCCGACCGCCACCTCGACCCCGCCGAGACCTGGGGCCTGCGCACCTACAGCAGCCCGCCGGATGCACCCGCCGAAGGAGACGACGTGTACGACGTGTACTCCCGTTCCGGGCGCACCGGTCTCAACGGCGAACCGTACCGGCAATGGTGA
- a CDS encoding type II secretion system protein, protein MVSMKRPRGFTLIELMVVMAIVATLLTIVTPRYFAHLEHAKETALRQTLAVTRDAIDKYLADNDRYPATLDELVDKRYLRSLPTDPITDRNDTWTLLPPPSRLQGDATETTSGVWDLRSGAQEEGKTYDQW, encoded by the coding sequence ATGGTGAGCATGAAACGGCCTCGCGGCTTCACCCTCATCGAACTCATGGTGGTCATGGCCATCGTGGCCACGCTGCTGACCATCGTCACGCCGCGCTACTTTGCGCATCTGGAGCACGCGAAGGAAACCGCGCTGCGCCAGACGCTCGCGGTCACGCGGGACGCCATCGACAAGTACCTCGCCGACAACGACCGCTACCCCGCCACGCTGGACGAGCTGGTGGACAAACGCTACCTGCGCAGCCTGCCCACCGATCCGATCACCGACCGCAACGACACCTGGACCCTGCTGCCGCCGCCCAGCCGCCTGCAGGGCGATGCGACCGAAACCACCAGCGGGGTGTGGGACCTGCGCAGCGGCGCGCAGGAGGAAGGCAAGACGTATGACCAGTGGTGA
- a CDS encoding type II secretion system protein, with product MTSGERRPAMRQQRGFGYLMVLFALAAMGISLASAGQVWHTAAQREKEAQLLFVGHQFRLALASYRDRSPPGTPAAPATLDELLQDRRFPTPVRHLRRLWRDPMTNSTEWVLVKPGGRITGVHTRHGGEPLRNAHEPRDAALSGTNAYSQWVFEAEPPATAPSVTPSLSAGTP from the coding sequence ATGACCAGTGGTGAGCGCCGGCCGGCCATGCGCCAGCAGCGCGGCTTTGGATACCTGATGGTGCTGTTTGCCCTGGCGGCCATGGGCATCTCGCTGGCCAGTGCCGGCCAGGTGTGGCACACCGCGGCCCAGCGCGAGAAAGAGGCGCAGCTGCTGTTCGTGGGCCACCAGTTCCGGCTGGCCCTGGCCTCGTACCGCGACCGCAGCCCGCCCGGCACACCCGCTGCACCGGCCACGCTGGACGAGCTGCTGCAAGACAGGCGCTTTCCCACCCCGGTGCGCCACCTTCGGCGCCTCTGGCGCGACCCCATGACCAACAGCACCGAGTGGGTGCTGGTCAAACCCGGTGGACGCATCACCGGCGTGCACACCCGCCACGGCGGCGAGCCGCTGCGCAACGCCCACGAGCCGCGCGATGCCGCCCTGAGCGGCACCAACGCCTACAGCCAGTGGGTGTTTGAAGCCGAGCCGCCCGCCACCGCCCCGTCCGTCACCCCATCCCTTTCGGCAGGAACCCCATGA
- the epsA gene encoding XrtB/PEP-CTERM-associated transcriptional regulator EpsA yields the protein MNTTSSFVRLNASDLEHLLMTMERALEVQTRSQFFLWAQGALQGFIAHDALWCAHGDIERMRFRVESFSNGVTSERIEAQVTGATDGLLPRLVDDWIRGGRIPRLLSSEGGDQVGRRQLISDLKHCGFSHVAVHGVREMQGEHGSFFVFAGMDHVPNQRDAYLLELLMPHLHLALHRMRMRESGGSCADVTPVTLLSKREIQVLHWVKNGKTNMEIGQILGISPPTVKNHLQKVMRKLNVNNRAQAVGKSATLRLMAHSDLN from the coding sequence ATGAACACCACCTCCTCGTTTGTTCGACTGAACGCCAGCGATCTGGAGCACTTGCTCATGACCATGGAGCGGGCGCTGGAAGTCCAGACCCGGTCCCAGTTCTTTCTGTGGGCCCAGGGCGCGCTGCAGGGCTTCATTGCCCACGACGCCTTGTGGTGCGCCCACGGCGACATCGAGCGAATGCGCTTTCGGGTCGAGTCCTTCTCCAACGGCGTCACCAGCGAACGCATCGAGGCCCAGGTGACCGGTGCCACCGATGGCCTGCTGCCGCGGCTGGTGGACGACTGGATTCGCGGCGGCCGCATTCCGCGCCTGCTCAGCAGCGAAGGCGGAGACCAGGTCGGCCGGCGCCAGCTCATCAGCGACCTCAAGCACTGCGGCTTCAGCCACGTGGCGGTGCACGGCGTGCGCGAAATGCAGGGCGAACACGGCAGCTTCTTCGTGTTCGCCGGCATGGACCATGTGCCCAACCAGCGCGACGCCTACCTGCTGGAGCTGCTCATGCCCCACCTGCACCTGGCCCTGCACCGCATGCGCATGCGCGAGAGCGGCGGCAGCTGCGCCGACGTGACACCGGTCACCCTGCTGTCCAAACGCGAGATCCAGGTGTTGCACTGGGTGAAGAACGGCAAGACCAACATGGAGATCGGCCAGATCCTGGGCATCAGCCCACCCACGGTGAAGAACCACCTGCAGAAGGTGATGCGCAAGCTCAACGTGAACAACCGCGCCCAGGCCGTGGGCAAGAGCGCCACGCTGCGCCTGATGGCGCACAGCGATCTGAACTGA
- a CDS encoding PEP-CTERM sorting domain-containing protein, whose protein sequence is MKLKLIALAAMMAATGAANAAIADSNDNGATLSGDLFGSFYSAANSATFTVDLGLRLDQFAAAVSPSALGIKLVWDLDGAGSFTDLSTTLTGLAAQVQTINYGGIFNLFETPSVASASDLVFDVKAMDGLPTSLAGAGANRYLSTSAAASVTASNGQVFAMDNVDAYTTAANGDATNSTHGIAAAGANMYDAGDAQNVSFQNGSADNWKGAVSFTSPGSASSPLNFFYLSNTSSTAANAASVTKYAGTWSFDTLQNQLIYSSAAPVPEPETYALLLAGLGLMGTIARRRRQA, encoded by the coding sequence ATGAAACTCAAACTCATTGCACTGGCCGCCATGATGGCCGCCACTGGTGCTGCGAATGCCGCGATTGCCGACAGCAACGACAACGGTGCCACCTTGTCGGGCGACCTGTTCGGCAGCTTCTACAGCGCCGCCAACTCCGCCACTTTCACGGTGGACCTGGGTCTGCGCCTGGACCAGTTTGCCGCTGCCGTGTCGCCTTCGGCCCTGGGCATCAAACTGGTGTGGGACTTGGACGGCGCCGGCAGCTTCACCGACCTGAGCACGACCCTGACCGGCCTGGCCGCTCAAGTGCAAACCATCAACTACGGCGGCATCTTCAACCTGTTCGAGACGCCATCCGTGGCTTCGGCTTCCGACCTGGTGTTCGACGTCAAGGCCATGGACGGCCTGCCGACGAGCCTTGCTGGTGCTGGTGCCAACCGCTACCTCTCTACCTCGGCGGCCGCTTCGGTTACCGCGTCGAATGGCCAGGTTTTTGCCATGGACAACGTTGACGCTTACACGACCGCTGCCAACGGTGATGCAACCAACAGCACGCACGGTATCGCTGCTGCGGGTGCCAACATGTACGACGCAGGCGATGCACAGAACGTGAGCTTTCAGAACGGCAGCGCCGACAACTGGAAGGGTGCCGTGTCCTTCACCAGCCCTGGCTCCGCCTCAAGCCCACTGAACTTCTTCTACCTGTCCAACACCAGCTCGACCGCTGCCAACGCTGCCAGCGTGACCAAGTACGCCGGCACCTGGTCGTTCGACACGCTGCAGAACCAGCTGATCTATTCGTCCGCCGCCCCCGTGCCGGAACCCGAAACCTACGCCCTGCTGCTGGCCGGTCTGGGCCTCATGGGCACCATCGCCCGCCGCCGCCGCCAGGCCTGA
- a CDS encoding ShlB/FhaC/HecB family hemolysin secretion/activation protein, whose translation MKRFAMGVRVSRWLVTLVVVLAGGVQAQEAQFDIFEYRVEGTTLIPALTVEKAVYPHMGEQKTLADVEKAREALEKAYHGVGYLTVLVTIPQQRVNEGVVRLAVTEAPVDRLRVVDSRYFDQGAIRAGVPELAEGNVPNFQDMQTELTALNRNADRRVSPVLRPGKTPGTVEVDLKVQDKLPLHGSVELNDRYSPDTSRTRLNASIRYDNLWGQQHSIGLSLQTAPSNPSESQVFSANYTLPLNGGDFLAFYGVKSDSDVSAVGTLNVVGRGTILGTRYIKSLPGSDAFFHSASLGVDIKDFDQSVNLIGSGGFNTPIKYTPFTIGWDGTWLAEQRTTRLGLSFNFNVQGLGSDEQEFADKRFKGRPSYAYLRGNASQERTLANNYGVAVRTTWQLAGQPLISNEQFAIGGVDTVRGYLESAALGESGLAVSLEGKSPNLKGRFPALGEAVTDLHAIAFVDAGTVRVLEPITATSRFTLASLGLGLRLKGFNGLDAALQWAYPLKAVGNTARGDHRIHFSVAYEW comes from the coding sequence ATGAAGCGCTTTGCAATGGGTGTGCGTGTGTCGCGTTGGTTGGTGACGCTGGTGGTGGTTCTGGCCGGTGGTGTCCAGGCGCAGGAGGCGCAGTTCGACATCTTCGAATACCGCGTCGAAGGCACGACCCTCATCCCCGCGCTGACGGTCGAGAAGGCGGTGTACCCGCACATGGGTGAACAGAAGACGCTGGCCGACGTGGAGAAAGCGCGCGAAGCGCTGGAGAAGGCCTACCACGGCGTGGGCTACCTCACCGTGCTGGTGACGATCCCGCAGCAGCGGGTGAACGAAGGCGTGGTGCGCCTGGCCGTGACCGAGGCGCCTGTGGACCGCCTGCGCGTGGTGGACTCGCGCTACTTTGACCAGGGCGCCATTCGCGCCGGCGTGCCCGAGCTGGCCGAGGGCAATGTGCCCAATTTCCAGGACATGCAGACCGAGCTGACCGCGCTCAACCGCAACGCCGACCGGCGCGTCTCGCCGGTGTTGCGTCCGGGCAAGACGCCTGGCACGGTGGAGGTGGACCTGAAGGTGCAGGACAAGCTGCCGCTGCACGGCAGTGTGGAGCTCAACGACCGCTACAGCCCTGACACCTCGCGCACGCGGCTCAACGCCAGCATCCGCTACGACAACCTCTGGGGCCAACAGCACAGCATCGGCCTGAGCCTGCAGACCGCCCCGAGCAACCCCAGCGAGAGCCAGGTGTTCTCGGCCAACTACACCCTGCCGCTGAACGGGGGTGATTTCCTGGCGTTCTACGGCGTGAAGTCCGACTCCGACGTGTCGGCCGTGGGCACGCTCAACGTGGTGGGCCGCGGCACCATCCTGGGCACGCGCTACATCAAGTCCTTGCCCGGCAGCGACGCGTTTTTCCACAGCGCCTCGCTCGGTGTGGACATCAAGGACTTCGACCAGTCGGTCAACCTGATCGGCAGTGGCGGCTTCAACACGCCGATCAAGTACACGCCCTTCACCATCGGCTGGGACGGCACCTGGCTGGCCGAGCAGCGCACCACGCGCCTGGGCCTGTCGTTCAACTTCAACGTGCAGGGCCTGGGCAGCGACGAGCAGGAGTTCGCCGACAAACGCTTCAAGGGGCGCCCCTCGTATGCCTACCTGCGCGGCAACGCGTCGCAGGAGCGCACGCTGGCCAACAACTATGGCGTGGCCGTGCGCACCACCTGGCAGCTGGCCGGGCAGCCCCTCATTTCCAACGAGCAGTTCGCCATCGGCGGTGTGGACACGGTGCGCGGCTACCTGGAGTCGGCCGCCCTGGGTGAGAGTGGCCTGGCGGTGTCGCTGGAGGGCAAGTCGCCCAACCTCAAGGGCCGCTTCCCCGCGCTGGGCGAAGCGGTGACCGACCTGCACGCCATTGCCTTTGTCGACGCGGGCACCGTGCGCGTGCTGGAGCCCATCACCGCCACCAGCCGCTTCACCCTGGCCAGCCTGGGTCTGGGCTTGCGCCTCAAGGGCTTCAACGGCCTTGATGCCGCCCTGCAATGGGCCTACCCCCTCAAAGCCGTGGGCAACACCGCCCGCGGCGATCACCGCATTCATTTCAGCGTCGCCTACGAGTGGTGA